In the genome of Nitrospira japonica, one region contains:
- the ybgF gene encoding tol-pal system protein YbgF: MGTRTSVCGAVVMAVGFLFLSGCAKHADFIELRDHLATVTKSQEQDQKRLDALQRRMETLERIKDGDGARPRFDEVSARIQKLESRLAKVEDGAASSSFSRIEPAASEPTRSKSQKPGGSMESAAIPGVPAITPTSAFNLAYNDYLNGKYDLAVSGFQRFVKDFPGTSLTPNAYYWLGESYYQQKDYVRAMQSFEYVSTEYPGNEKVPASLFKLGLAAGETGDLAKSKKNLKRVIEEFPTSDEAKLAKNKLAEIR; the protein is encoded by the coding sequence ATGGGCACACGTACATCGGTTTGCGGAGCAGTGGTGATGGCGGTCGGGTTTCTCTTCCTGTCCGGATGCGCCAAGCATGCTGATTTCATCGAGTTGCGCGATCACTTGGCGACGGTGACCAAGTCTCAAGAGCAGGATCAGAAGCGGCTGGATGCCTTGCAGCGCCGGATGGAGACCTTGGAGCGAATCAAGGACGGCGACGGCGCCCGGCCGCGGTTCGACGAGGTGTCCGCGCGGATTCAGAAGCTTGAAAGCCGGCTCGCCAAGGTCGAAGACGGCGCCGCCAGTTCGTCATTTTCCAGGATCGAGCCGGCGGCGAGTGAGCCGACCCGCTCCAAGTCTCAAAAGCCGGGCGGCTCAATGGAATCGGCGGCGATTCCTGGAGTCCCGGCCATCACGCCGACCTCGGCGTTCAACCTGGCCTACAACGATTATCTCAACGGCAAGTACGATTTGGCCGTTTCCGGCTTTCAGCGGTTTGTGAAAGACTTTCCCGGCACCTCGTTGACGCCCAATGCCTATTACTGGCTCGGTGAATCCTACTACCAGCAAAAGGATTATGTTCGGGCGATGCAATCGTTTGAGTACGTGTCCACTGAATATCCGGGCAACGAAAAGGTCCCTGCCTCGCTCTTCAAACTCGGGTTGGCCGCCGGAGAAACCGGCGACCTGGCCAAGTCCAAGAAAAATCTCAAACGGGTGATCGAGGAGTTCCCCACGTCCGACGAGGCAAAACTGGCCAAGAACAAGCTCGCGGAAATTCGATGA
- the ybgF gene encoding tol-pal system protein YbgF, producing MKPEASLMRMWTAAGGVVWALGMGGCVAQQADLKTTERQLQKSIKQSNEELAQRGAQQRQELEEIKGQEIPRLRGDLDRVQHATQDLQGKQEDLKQRSAGLEQQTKKLDQKLDHWAKNLETENTARYSQLRESLNAQDTKSKTDRDQLRTEVNNRLDEINRQMELLRKDIIEVVQKSNTTLAKSVDVKLDEQRKAVTENQARTEQLATKFTQFSQALTGFRESLTGLNERVGQEEQASRTMASKVEADGKASTTHINETTKAVTGHLNEVNKSVASVAQKLATRLDEQDQRLDTLTRSLDQVSQEVKAQGVVRNGQRPQVASSTPQRSAVVPVPVPVPGQEGASQQERETVTASVPPQDTEQSAPAVDRSAVSEESEEAQKPAANRTSDRPDKAEYERLLGLFRDGDLDGARRGFTAFLSQYPNSDLAPNARYWLGESHYGKKDYKQAIDAYDRVEMDYPQSEKVPAAILKKGYAYLALKDKKRASSAFKQVVTLYPKSLEAGKAYDKLAQLKETR from the coding sequence ATGAAGCCTGAAGCGAGCCTCATGCGGATGTGGACGGCAGCGGGCGGCGTGGTGTGGGCGCTGGGCATGGGTGGTTGTGTCGCGCAGCAGGCGGACTTGAAGACCACGGAGCGTCAACTGCAGAAGAGCATCAAGCAGTCGAACGAAGAACTGGCGCAGCGAGGCGCGCAGCAACGGCAGGAATTGGAAGAAATCAAGGGGCAGGAGATTCCGCGGCTGCGAGGCGATCTGGACCGGGTGCAGCACGCGACTCAGGATCTCCAAGGTAAACAGGAGGATTTGAAGCAGCGCTCGGCCGGGTTGGAACAGCAGACCAAGAAGTTGGATCAGAAGCTGGACCATTGGGCCAAGAATCTGGAAACGGAAAACACCGCCCGATATTCGCAGCTTCGGGAAAGCCTCAATGCGCAGGACACGAAGAGCAAGACTGATCGGGACCAGTTGCGCACCGAGGTCAACAACCGACTCGACGAAATCAACCGGCAGATGGAACTGTTGCGAAAAGACATCATCGAGGTGGTGCAAAAATCCAACACCACCTTGGCGAAAAGCGTGGATGTCAAACTGGACGAGCAGCGCAAGGCGGTGACGGAGAATCAGGCCCGTACGGAGCAACTGGCGACCAAGTTCACCCAGTTCAGTCAGGCTTTGACCGGGTTTCGGGAATCGCTGACGGGCTTGAACGAGCGGGTGGGACAAGAGGAACAGGCCAGCCGCACGATGGCATCGAAGGTGGAAGCCGATGGCAAGGCCTCCACGACGCATATCAACGAAACGACCAAAGCGGTGACCGGCCATTTGAATGAAGTGAACAAGAGCGTCGCATCGGTTGCCCAAAAACTGGCGACCCGTTTGGATGAACAGGACCAGCGGCTCGACACGTTGACTAGGTCGTTGGATCAGGTATCGCAGGAGGTCAAGGCTCAAGGGGTGGTGAGGAATGGGCAACGCCCGCAGGTCGCCAGTTCGACGCCTCAGCGGTCCGCGGTCGTTCCGGTTCCCGTTCCCGTGCCCGGTCAGGAGGGCGCCTCGCAACAGGAGAGAGAAACCGTCACGGCGTCCGTCCCGCCTCAAGACACGGAGCAGAGCGCGCCGGCCGTTGATCGTTCGGCTGTGTCTGAGGAATCGGAAGAAGCCCAAAAACCCGCGGCAAACCGGACGTCCGATCGCCCGGACAAGGCGGAATACGAGCGGCTACTCGGGTTGTTCCGGGATGGAGACCTGGACGGGGCACGCCGGGGCTTCACGGCCTTCCTGAGCCAATATCCCAACTCGGACCTTGCGCCCAACGCTCGGTATTGGCTCGGAGAATCCCATTACGGCAAAAAGGATTACAAGCAGGCGATCGATGCGTATGATCGCGTTGAAATGGATTATCCGCAGAGCGAAAAGGTTCCCGCGGCGATTCTCAAGAAGGGATACGCCTACCTGGCGTTGAAAGACAAGAAACGCGCGTCCTCGGCGTTCAAGCAAGTGGTGACCTTGTATCCAAAAAGTCTGGAGGCCGGCAAGGCATACGACAAGCTGGCCCAGTTGAAGGAGACCCGATAA
- a CDS encoding OmpA family protein has product MRTMSKRFPIALLAIAMLVGPAGCAKKGVQSAGDQTAQQSAAKSGAAGTGSGSSSSMKSGVGSFPDTSMQSGSGGLKGLDKNPSEERLGGGPGGSSGNGPGGQGSQGGPGSGTLLAKADPSESAGHQLDEIRAEQAASAAAGLRDVFFGYDSWTISEEGRQSLGRDADWLKSNPGAMLKVEGHCDERGTAAYNLVLGEKRAKAVRNYLVELGIGANRLSVVSYGKERPFCNDHAEACYQQNRRGHLVVRTGK; this is encoded by the coding sequence ATGCGTACGATGTCTAAGAGATTTCCCATCGCCTTACTCGCGATCGCGATGCTGGTCGGCCCGGCCGGTTGCGCGAAGAAGGGCGTTCAGTCGGCGGGAGACCAAACCGCACAGCAGAGCGCGGCAAAGAGCGGGGCGGCCGGAACCGGTTCCGGCTCCTCCAGCAGCATGAAATCGGGAGTGGGAAGTTTTCCCGATACGAGCATGCAATCGGGGAGCGGGGGGCTGAAGGGGTTGGATAAAAATCCGTCGGAAGAACGTCTTGGCGGCGGTCCTGGCGGCAGTTCGGGCAACGGGCCGGGCGGCCAAGGTAGCCAGGGCGGGCCGGGCAGCGGGACGTTGCTGGCCAAGGCGGATCCGTCGGAAAGTGCGGGACATCAGCTTGACGAGATCAGGGCGGAACAGGCCGCGTCCGCGGCGGCGGGTCTGCGGGACGTCTTTTTCGGTTATGATAGCTGGACGATTTCGGAAGAAGGCCGCCAATCGCTCGGCCGCGATGCCGATTGGCTGAAATCCAACCCGGGCGCGATGCTCAAGGTGGAAGGCCATTGCGATGAGCGTGGAACCGCCGCGTACAACCTGGTGTTGGGAGAGAAGCGGGCCAAAGCGGTGCGGAATTATCTGGTGGAACTGGGCATCGGCGCCAACCGGTTGTCGGTCGTCTCCTACGGCAAGGAGCGGCCGTTCTGCAACGACCATGCGGAAGCGTGCTACCAACAGAACCGACGCGGTCACCTGGTGGTCCGAACAGGAAAGTAG
- the tolB gene encoding Tol-Pal system beta propeller repeat protein TolB translates to MIVMKLAGATLAVLILAAGAVGILESGAADVFLEATRPDFQKISLGILGIHNGGGPEWLGGRLEEVLKKDVKRSLIFELVDLPSLGIKARDVGNGTGSASAAVFKQAAENGVSVLVWGKAAQKDGEKDADVNMEGFVYDSGSDEVVGGKRYAGSPSVVRLMAHRFADELVFRYTGEPGIARTKIAYVSAQGAARELYVMDYDGYDARQLTADGFLNLMPRWSPDRRFLVFTAYRDRNTQDIDMIELATGKRWTIFSQGGLNITPALSPDGNFLAFASSHEGNSEIYRLDTRTKINQRLTVNPSGDLSPSWSPTGRELAFVSDRGGGPQVFLMSADGSNVRRLTFEGDYNAAPAWSPRGNWIAYVCRTPRKEYKLCVITPDGQKRMQLTTGPGVDDSPSWSPDGRHLVFSSSADGKSHIYMIDSDGKNLERLTFEGTHNSAPSWSPAS, encoded by the coding sequence ATGATTGTCATGAAACTGGCCGGCGCGACGCTGGCCGTGCTGATTCTCGCGGCCGGTGCCGTGGGGATATTGGAATCGGGAGCAGCCGACGTCTTCTTGGAGGCGACACGGCCCGACTTTCAGAAAATTTCGCTGGGCATACTGGGAATCCACAACGGAGGCGGTCCCGAGTGGCTCGGCGGACGGTTGGAAGAGGTCCTGAAAAAGGACGTGAAGCGCTCGCTGATCTTCGAATTGGTGGATCTTCCCAGTTTGGGCATCAAGGCTCGCGACGTGGGAAACGGCACGGGCAGCGCATCCGCGGCGGTCTTCAAGCAGGCGGCCGAGAACGGAGTCTCGGTGCTCGTCTGGGGCAAAGCGGCGCAGAAGGACGGGGAGAAGGACGCGGACGTCAACATGGAAGGGTTCGTCTACGACAGCGGCAGCGACGAGGTCGTGGGTGGAAAACGCTACGCCGGCTCACCCTCCGTGGTCCGATTGATGGCCCATCGATTTGCGGACGAACTGGTCTTCCGTTATACGGGCGAGCCGGGAATCGCCAGAACGAAGATTGCCTACGTGTCGGCACAGGGAGCCGCGCGCGAGCTGTACGTGATGGACTATGACGGTTACGATGCCCGTCAATTGACGGCGGACGGTTTTCTCAATTTGATGCCGCGATGGTCGCCCGATCGCCGGTTCCTTGTCTTCACGGCCTATCGGGACCGCAACACCCAGGATATCGACATGATCGAGTTGGCGACCGGCAAGCGATGGACGATTTTCTCCCAGGGAGGGCTGAATATCACCCCGGCTCTATCGCCCGACGGAAATTTCCTGGCGTTTGCGTCCAGTCATGAAGGCAATTCCGAGATCTATCGTCTGGATACCAGGACCAAAATTAACCAGCGTTTGACGGTGAACCCTTCGGGAGACCTGTCTCCCTCGTGGTCGCCTACTGGTAGGGAACTTGCTTTTGTCTCGGATCGTGGAGGCGGACCCCAAGTGTTCCTCATGAGCGCCGACGGATCCAATGTGCGGCGGTTGACGTTCGAAGGGGATTACAATGCCGCCCCAGCTTGGTCGCCGAGGGGCAATTGGATCGCGTATGTTTGCCGAACACCCCGAAAGGAATATAAGCTGTGCGTCATTACTCCTGACGGGCAGAAGCGCATGCAATTGACTACAGGGCCCGGGGTGGACGACTCGCCTTCCTGGTCCCCGGACGGCCGGCATTTGGTTTTCAGTTCGTCGGCGGACGGGAAGAGCCACATCTACATGATCGATTCGGACGGCAAGAACTTGGAGCGCCTGACGTTCGAAGGGACACATAACAGTGCGCCGTCCTGGTCGCCTGCGTCCTGA
- a CDS encoding energy transducer TonB yields the protein MSAQAHVHPVQWFDAEEQDKLFLKLKRALAASFVLHVVLLLVVAGLRLPQHGERPLSSMEVSLVSVPAPVQQVEASKPVVQPKPSEPRRAPAPPVKQVAPAPVPVPPAPRASVAPNPAPPAPAVPVSPIPAPTPPAPVAAPVRQSIAKDILRDLQLPPDAPKLGELTPAKAVAQPQPQAPIPKVKLPDLPRIPDTMPDRVVKAHQQTPQTSLSEDQNRELEEELKKVKHFQPAAKLETPKEVPVKVTPPPQEASVPVAKVAPQTMLKASGASGTNPFWARVEAIIKSNWEPPPVDATGSTYSVVVKFRFYRNGTVKDIGIEHSSGNDYFDMAGQRAVQKPRAFPPFPSEMTEAYQDVEMVFRVGEALG from the coding sequence ATGTCGGCTCAAGCGCACGTCCATCCTGTTCAATGGTTTGACGCCGAGGAGCAGGACAAGCTTTTTTTGAAGCTGAAGCGCGCGCTGGCGGCCTCGTTCGTCCTGCATGTCGTCCTCCTGCTCGTCGTGGCAGGGCTTCGTCTTCCGCAACACGGGGAGCGTCCGTTGTCCTCGATGGAAGTGTCGCTGGTCAGCGTGCCGGCTCCGGTTCAGCAGGTGGAAGCCTCAAAGCCCGTCGTCCAGCCGAAACCATCGGAGCCGCGCCGTGCGCCGGCTCCGCCCGTCAAGCAGGTCGCGCCGGCTCCCGTACCCGTCCCGCCGGCCCCCCGCGCCTCCGTCGCACCGAATCCGGCACCGCCCGCTCCCGCTGTCCCAGTCTCGCCGATTCCTGCACCGACTCCGCCCGCGCCGGTCGCGGCCCCGGTTCGCCAAAGCATCGCCAAGGATATTTTGCGGGATCTTCAACTGCCCCCGGATGCACCGAAACTTGGCGAATTGACTCCGGCCAAGGCGGTTGCGCAGCCGCAGCCTCAGGCCCCGATCCCCAAAGTGAAGCTTCCGGATTTGCCCCGCATACCCGACACCATGCCGGACCGGGTCGTGAAAGCGCACCAACAGACGCCGCAGACGTCGCTGAGCGAGGATCAGAACCGGGAACTGGAGGAAGAACTGAAAAAGGTGAAACACTTCCAGCCGGCCGCCAAATTGGAGACACCCAAGGAGGTCCCGGTCAAGGTGACGCCTCCGCCGCAGGAAGCCTCCGTGCCGGTGGCCAAGGTCGCGCCGCAGACGATGCTGAAAGCGTCCGGGGCGTCCGGCACCAATCCGTTTTGGGCAAGAGTGGAAGCCATTATCAAGAGCAACTGGGAGCCGCCTCCCGTTGACGCCACCGGCAGCACGTACAGCGTCGTGGTGAAGTTCCGTTTTTACCGCAACGGCACGGTCAAGGACATCGGCATCGAGCATTCGTCCGGAAACGACTATTTTGATATGGCGGGGCAGCGGGCCGTGCAAAAGCCCCGTGCTTTTCCTCCGTTTCCTTCGGAAATGACCGAGGCCTATCAGGACGTGGAGATGGTGTTTCGCGTAGGAGAGGCACTGGGATGA
- a CDS encoding ExbD/TolR family protein, with protein sequence MFESRQRRFMAEINVIPLVDVVLVLLVIFMVTAPMLYRGMDIKLPTSATNTIKPEMRKVLTIEKDQRLYLDKDAVGVAQLEQKLKALKRDHPDVSLYLRADRDVPYGVVVQVMDGVKKAGIEKIGMVTDPTGPERVTETVTSGQPPRKN encoded by the coding sequence ATGTTCGAATCCCGGCAGCGGCGCTTCATGGCGGAGATCAACGTGATCCCGCTGGTCGACGTCGTCTTGGTCCTGCTCGTGATCTTCATGGTCACGGCGCCGATGCTGTATCGCGGCATGGACATCAAGTTGCCGACGTCCGCCACGAACACCATCAAGCCTGAGATGCGGAAGGTCCTGACCATCGAAAAGGACCAGCGGCTCTATCTCGACAAGGACGCGGTCGGGGTGGCGCAGTTGGAGCAAAAACTGAAGGCGTTGAAACGGGATCATCCCGACGTATCGCTGTATTTGCGGGCCGACCGCGACGTGCCGTACGGAGTGGTCGTTCAGGTCATGGATGGCGTGAAGAAGGCGGGTATCGAGAAGATCGGGATGGTCACGGATCCGACGGGTCCCGAGCGCGTGACGGAGACCGTCACGTCGGGACAACCACCGCGCAAGAATTAG
- a CDS encoding MotA/TolQ/ExbB proton channel family protein has protein sequence MFQAGLTGAVGTLGTVSKVVLLLLFVFSVISWAIIFAKWRAFRSADRGDKQFMNLLAKSHDLNELYRQVRHLPASPSAAVFEGVMDRLAGARAEGQDGSAPIDRHLVERSAAHLSQSQLSKLESALPFLATTGNITPFVGLLGTVMGIIDAFREIGSQGTASIAAVAPGVSEALVATAAGLFTAIPAVIAYNYFLTRIRRTAFRLDTVAIELLGAVPSPAPKSAPVPVGAQR, from the coding sequence ATGTTTCAAGCGGGATTGACAGGGGCGGTCGGTACGCTCGGGACGGTCTCCAAAGTCGTCCTGTTGCTGTTGTTCGTGTTCTCCGTGATCTCATGGGCCATCATCTTCGCGAAGTGGCGGGCCTTTCGCTCTGCGGATCGGGGAGACAAGCAGTTCATGAATCTTCTGGCCAAGTCTCATGACTTGAACGAACTGTACCGCCAGGTTCGCCATTTGCCGGCCAGCCCGTCGGCGGCCGTCTTCGAAGGGGTGATGGATCGCTTGGCCGGTGCGCGCGCAGAGGGCCAGGATGGGTCCGCGCCCATCGACCGGCACCTGGTCGAGCGCAGCGCCGCACATTTGTCTCAAAGCCAGCTGTCCAAGCTCGAATCGGCGCTGCCGTTTCTGGCGACGACCGGCAACATCACTCCGTTCGTCGGATTGCTGGGAACCGTCATGGGCATCATCGACGCGTTTCGTGAAATCGGATCGCAAGGAACCGCCAGCATCGCCGCAGTGGCCCCGGGAGTGTCGGAGGCCCTCGTCGCGACCGCGGCCGGTTTATTCACCGCGATTCCCGCAGTCATCGCCTACAACTATTTTCTGACACGCATCAGGCGGACGGCGTTCCGCCTCGACACCGTGGCGATCGAGCTGCTGGGTGCGGTGCCTTCTCCCGCTCCGAAGTCCGCACCGGTCCCCGTGGGGGCCCAGCGGTGA